One Ficedula albicollis isolate OC2 chromosome 15, FicAlb1.5, whole genome shotgun sequence genomic window carries:
- the OGFOD2 gene encoding 2-oxoglutarate and iron-dependent oxygenase domain-containing protein 2, with protein sequence MPKGRPNTMNNYGVLLNELGMDEPFLTPLRERLLPVTALLYPELGGACLDSHKAFVVKYSLHEDLDLSSHYDNAEVTLNVSLGKEFTEGNLYFGDFNQDPSPVPRYIEVEHVGGRGLLHRGGQIHGALPIASGQRWNLIVWMRSSAIRNRLCPMCHRKPQLVEAEGFGDGFTEPLQEEEPQTVDVCALG encoded by the exons ATGCCTAAGGGCAGGCCCAACACCATGAACAACTATGGG GTTCTGCTGAACGAGCTGGGCATGGACGAGCCTTTCCTGACGCCGCTGCGGGAGCGGCTCCTGCCCGTCACGGCGCTGCTGTACCCGGAGCTGGGCGGGGCCTGCCTGGACAGCCACAAAGCTTTTGTGGTCAAGTACTCCCTGCACGAGGACCTGGACCTGAGCTCTCACTATGACAACGCTGAAGTCACTTTGAACGTTTCCCTGGGAAAAGAATTCACAGAAGGAAACTTGTACTTCGGGGATTTCAACCAG GACCCCAGCCCCGTGCCGAGGTACATCGAGGTGGAGCACGTGGGGGGCCGGGGGCTGCTGCACCGAGGGGGGCAGATCCACGGGGCCCTGCCCATCGCCTCGGGGCAGCGCTGGAACCTCATCGTGTGGATGAGGTCATCGGCCATCCGGAACCGGCTGTGCCCCATGTGCCACAGGAAACCCCAGCTGGTGGAGGCTGAGGGCTTTGGGGATGGCTTCACagagcccctgcaggaggaggagccccAGACCGTGGATGTCTGTGCCTTGGGCTAG
- the ABCB9 gene encoding ATP-binding cassette sub-family B member 9, translating into MRAWKAVASTLALSGADVVVTTLLYTHGQGGRNVLQDLRHFNIFNSLLDIWGGCLYRSCVLLGAAIGVATNTAYGPRRLRASRTFIALVCLLMGIYMMVKLLLYSEVRKTIRDPWFWGLFAWTYVALAATFGLWQLLACVTSSREALGPGSESRAEVEESCDGGTPRDKREEAAGPTIHKLLSYTKPDAFFLGIASFFLLVAALGETFLPYYTGLAIDGIVVQKSMDRFSTAVLVMSLLAIGSSFAAGIRGGVFTLIFARLNIRLRNCLFRSLVSQEMSFFDENRTGDVISRLTSDTTIVSDLVSQNINIFLRNVVKATGVIFFMFSLSWKLSLVTFMGFPIIMLVSDVYGKYYQKLSKDVQSALAKANNTAEETISAMKTVRSFANEETEANVYWQKLQQVYKLNKREAMAYTYYVWSSGLTLLVVQVSILYYGGHLVISEQMTSGNLISFIIYEFVLGDCMESIGSVYSGLMQGVGAAEKVFEFIDRQPTMVHDGSLAPDHVDGKVEFRNVTFSYRTRSATQVLQNVSFTLHPGKVTALVGPSGSGKSSCVNILENFYPLQDGQVLLDGRPINMYDHKYLHSVISLVSQEPVLFARSIAENISYGLTSASFESVVQAAQKANAHNFITELQDGYHTEAGEKGAQLSGGQKQRVAIARALIRTPPILILDEATSALDAESEHAIQQAIYGDLQNHTVLVIAHRLSTVERAHNIIVLDKGRVVQQGSHKELMEEGGLYSKLVQRQILGLEGGGTDRAQPAARGDSARPPGGLQEEFRIDPPLAQDDFTNAAPK; encoded by the exons ATGCGCGCCTGGAAGGCGGTGGCCAGCACGCTGGCGCTCAGCGGGGCCGACGTGGTGGTCACCACGCTGCTCTACACCCACGGCCAGGGCGGCCGGAATGTCCTGCAGGACCTGCGGCACTTCAACATCTTCAACTCGCTGCTGGACATCTGGGGGGGCTGCCTGTACcgcagctgtgtgctgctgggggccGCCATCGGCGTGGCCACCAACACGGCCTACGGCCCCCGGCGCCTCCGCGCCTCGCGGACCTTCATCGCCCTCGTCTGCCTCCTCATGGGCATCTACATGATGGTGAAGCTGCTGCTCTACTCGGAGGTGCGGAAGACCATCAGGGACCCCTGGTTCTGGGGGCTTTTTGCCTGGACCTACGTGGCGCTGGCGGCCACCTTCgggctgtggcagctgctggcctgtgtcacctcctcccGCGAGGCGCTGGGGCCCGGCTCTGAGTCCCGTGCTGAGGTGGAGGAGAGTTGTGATGGGGGCACCCCGAGGGACAAGAGGGAGGAGGCAGCGGGTCCCACCATCCATAAGCTGCTGTCCTACACCAAGCCCGATGCCTTCTTCCTGGGCATCgcctccttcttcctcctcgTGGCCGCCTTGG GAGAGACCTTCCTGCCCTACTACACGGGGCTGGCCATCGATGGCATCGTGGTGCAGAAGAGCATGGATCGCTtctccacagcagtgctggtcaTGTCCCTGCTCGCCATAGGAAG CTCATTTGCCGCAGGTATCCGGGGCGGCGTTTTTACGCTCATCTTCGCAAGACTGAACATCCGCCTTCGCAACTGCCTCTTCAGGTCGCTGGTGTCTCAGGAGATGAGTTTTTTTGATGAGAATCGCACAG GGGACGTCATCTCCCGCCTGACGTCGGACACGACCATCGTGAGCGACCTGGTCTCCCAGAACATCAACATCTTCCTGCGTAACGTGGTCAAGGCCACGGGCGTGATCTTCTTCATGTTCAGCCTCTCCTGGAAGCTCTCCCTGGTCACCTTCATGGGCTTCCCCATCATCATGCTGGTGTCTGATGTCTATGGGAAGTACTACCAG aagCTCTCCAAGGATGTGCAGAGTGCTCTGGCAAAGGCCAACAACACGGCTGAGGAGACCATCTCGGCCATGAAGACCGTGCGCAGCTTCGCCAACGAGGAGACAGAGGCCAACGTGTActggcagaagctgcagcaggtgTACAAGCTCAACAAGAGGGAGGCCATGGCCTACACCTACTACGTCTGGTCCAGCGGG cTGACCCTGCTGGTGGTCCAGGTCAGCATCCTTTACTATGGTGGGCACCTCGTGATCTCTGAGCAAATGACGAGTGGAAATCTGATATCCTTCATCATTTATGAGTTTGTCTTGGGAGACTGCATGGAG TCCATCGGCTCCGTGTACAGCGGCCTCATGCAgggagtgggagctgctgagaaaGTCTTTGAGTTCATCGACCGCCAGCCCACGATGGTGCACGACGGGTCCCTGGCCCCAGATCACGTGGATGGGAAGGTGGAGTTCAGGAATGTCACCTTCTCCTACCGCACGCGCTCCGCAAcgcaggtgctgcag AATGTGTCCTTCACCCTGCACCCTGGCAAAGTGACAGCGCTGGTGGGTCCTTCAGGGAGTGGGAAGAGCTCCTGTGTCAACATCCTGGAGAACTTCTACCCTCTGCAGGAcgggcaggtgctgctggatgggCGTCCCATTAACATGTACGATCACAAGTACCTGCACTCCGTG ATCTCCCTGGTGAGCCAGGAGCCCGTGCTGTTCGCCCGCTCTATTGCAGAGAACATTTCCTATGGCTTAACTTCAGCCTCCTTTGAGTCAGTGGTTCAGGCTGCCCAAAAGGCCAACGCCCACAACTTCATCACCGAGCTCCAGGATGGCTACCACACAG AGGCAGGTGAAAAAGGAGCTCAGCTGTCAGGGGGGCAGAAGCAGAGGGTGGCGATTGCCAGGGCCCTGATCCGAACCCctcccatcctcatcctggaTGAAGCCACGAGCGCGCTGGATGCAGAGAGCGAGCACGCG ATTCAGCAGGCGATCTACGGCGACTTGCAGAACCACACGGTGCTTGTCATAGCTCACAGGCTGAGCACTGTGGAGAGGGCACACAACATCATTGTGCTGGACAAGGGCCGCGTGGTGCAGCAGGGCTCGCACAAGGAGCTGATGGAAGAAGGAGGCCTTTATTCCAAGCTGGTGCAGAGACaaatcctggggctggaggggggcGGCACGGACAGAGCGCAGCCTGCAGCGCGGGGGGATTCGGCGAGGCCGCCCGGCGGGCTGCAGGAGGAGTTCAGGATagaccctcccctggcacaggacGATTTCACCAACGCTGCTCCCAAGTGA